One genomic segment of Ricinus communis isolate WT05 ecotype wild-type chromosome 5, ASM1957865v1, whole genome shotgun sequence includes these proteins:
- the LOC8289593 gene encoding serine carboxypeptidase-like 25 isoform X2, which translates to MAMLMAKRQIFFLIVYVLHFLVVSASARNHAVNTEEEEADRIISLPGQPKVSFQQFSGYVTVERIAGRALFYWLTEAASDPLSKPLVVWLNGAKDSLEFLVRWMDRFPRYKLREVYLTGESYAGHYVPQLAREIMIYNKMSKHPINLKGIMVGNAVTDNYYDNLGTVAYWWSHAMISDKTYQQLMNTCDFRRQKESDECESLYSYAMDQEFGSIDQYNIYAPPCNNSDGSTTTGQTIRLPHRPHKIFRQLSGYDPCTEKYAEIYYNRPDVQRALHANITKIPYKWTACSELLNRNWNDTEVSILPIYRQMIAGGLRVWVFSGDVDSVVPVTATRYSLAQLKLTTKVPWYPWYVKKQVGGWTEVYEGLTFATVRGAGHEVPLFKPRAALQLFKSFLKGEQLPKS; encoded by the exons ATGGCCATGCTCATGGCCAAAAGACAGATCTTTTTTCTCATAGTCTATGTGCTGCACTTCCTTGTGGTTTCTGCTAGTGCTAGAAACCATGCAGTAAAtacagaagaagaagaagctgaCAGGATAATTTCACTTCCTGGTCAACCAAAGGTGTCATTTCAACAATTCTCAGGTTATGTTACTGTTGAAAGAATTGCCGGTAGAGCTCTCTTTTACTGGCTCACCGAAGCTGCTTCTGATCCCTTGTCTAAAcctttggttgtttggctcaATGGAG CTAAGGACTCACTGGAATTCCTGGTTCGATGGATGGATAGATTCCCGCGATACAAACTCCGCGAAGTGTATCTTACAGGAGAGAGCTACGCAGGCCATTATGTTCCACAGCTAGCTAGAGAAATTATGATATACAATAAAATGTCTAAGCATCCAATAAATCTTAAAGGAATTATG GTCGGCAATGCAGTTACAGATAACTACTATGACAACCTTGGCACGGTGGCGTACTGGTGGAGCCACGCGATGATATCTGATAAGACATATCAGCAACTCATGAACACATGCGATTTTCGCAGGCAGAAAGAATCAGATGAATGCGAATCATTGTATAGTTATGCTATGGATCAAGAATTTGGCAGCATTGATCAGTACAATATTTACGCACCCCCTTGTAACAATTCTGATGGCAGCACAACTACTGGCCAAACCATTCGGTTGCCTCACCGTCCCCATAAG ATTTTCCGGCAGCTATCTGGCTACGATCCTTGTACTGAAAAGTATGCTGAGATTTATTACAACAGGCCAGATGTACAGAGAGCACTCCATGCCAACATAACCAAGATTCCTTACAAGTGGACTGCCTGCAG CGAACTTCTGAATCGAAACTGGAACGACACAGAAGTTTCTATTCTACCAATTTACAGGCAAATGATTGCTGGTGGCCTGAGAGTCTGGGTATTCAG TGGGGATGTAGACTCTGTGGTGCCAGTTACAGCCACTAGATATTCCCTTGCACAGCTGAAATTAACAACAAAAGTTCCATGGTATCCTTGGTATGTCAAGAAGCAG GTGGGAGGATGGACTGAGGTATATGAAGGGCTAACATTTGCAACAGTGAGAGGAGCTGGTCATGAAGTCCCACTTTTCAAACCCAGAGCAGCTCTTCAGCTATTCAAATCATTCTTGAAAGGAGAGCAACTTCCCAAGTCTTAA
- the LOC112536226 gene encoding uncharacterized protein LOC112536226, which produces MAEARDDSLQAVSVQLDGKNYAYWSYVMKNFLKGKQKWRYISGAYIKPQDDVALLDKWEVDNSKIITWINNSVKHSIGIQLAKYETAKEVWDHLARLYTQSNFAKQYQLESDIRALQQKSMSIQEFYDAMTDLWDQLALTEPAELRAFGPYIVRREEQRLVQFLMALRDEFEGLCGSILHRHPLPSVDSVVSELLAEEIRLKSSAVKEVSPVFTLSVFAMPPRSNSKSQFRLYGSVARDECGFYKQKGHWKSQCPKLGRGKQQQFHQQQQQQPHQWSYQSPPLHNGPPLLPRPHNALSTSSLDPSLIEQFQQFLASQPHAMSASSQVGLSSSPSGSTVSESDWDRP; this is translated from the exons ATGGCTGAAGCTAGAGATGATTCGCTTCAAGCAGTTAGTGTTCAGTTGGATGGTAAGAATTATGCATATTGGAGCTATGTGAtgaaaaatttcttgaaagggAAACAAAAGTGGAGATATATTTCGGGTGCTTATATTAAGCCTCAAGATGATGTGGCATTATTGGATAAATGGGAAGTtgataattcaaaaattattacttgGATCAATAATTCTGTTAAGCATTCGATAGGCATCCAATTAGCAAAATATGAGACGGCTAAGGAGGTTTGGGATCACCTAGCTCGACTGTATACACAGTCTAATTTTGCAAAGCAATACCAGTTGGAGTCTGACATTCGTGCTCTTCAGCAGAAAAGTATGAGTATTCAAGAATTCTACGATGCTATGACAGATTTGTGGGATCAGTTGGCTCTCACAGAACCTGCTGAATTACGAGCCTTTGGGCCTTATATTGTACGAAGAGAGGAGCAGAGATTGGTACAGTTTTTAATGGCCCTTCGTGATGAGTTTGAGGGACTTTGTGGGTCTATTCTGCATCGTCATCCACTGCCTTCTGTTGATTCTGTTGTTAGTGAACTTTTGGCTGAAGAAATTCGTTTGAAGTCCTCGGCTGTAAAAGAGGTTTCTCCAGTTTTTACTCTATCTGTTTTTGCCATGCCTCCTCGATCAAATTCTAAATCTCAGTTCAGGCTATATGGATCTGTTGCTCGTGATGAATGCGGGTTTTACAAGCAAAAAGGTCATTGGAAATCTCAGTGTCCGAAATTGGGCAGAGGAAAACAACAACAGTTTCAtcaacagcagcagcaacagcCTCACCAGTGGTCGTATCAATCACCGCCTCTCCACAATGGACCTCCTCTTCTACCTCGTCCTCACAATGCCTTATCAACCTCCTCCTTAGACCCATCACTGATTGAGCAATTTCAGCAGTTCCTTGCTTCTCAGCCTCATGCCATGTCTGCTTCCTCTCAAGTAGGTCTGTCATCTAGTCCTTCAG GATCCACAGTCTCAGAAAGTGATTGGGATCGGCCATAG
- the LOC8289593 gene encoding serine carboxypeptidase-like 25 isoform X1: MAMLMAKRQIFFLIVYVLHFLVVSASARNHAVNTEEEEADRIISLPGQPKVSFQQFSGYVTVERIAGRALFYWLTEAASDPLSKPLVVWLNGGPGCSSVAYGASEEIGPFRINKTASGLYYNKFSWNTLANLLFLETPAGVGFSYSNRSSDLQDTGDIRTAKDSLEFLVRWMDRFPRYKLREVYLTGESYAGHYVPQLAREIMIYNKMSKHPINLKGIMVGNAVTDNYYDNLGTVAYWWSHAMISDKTYQQLMNTCDFRRQKESDECESLYSYAMDQEFGSIDQYNIYAPPCNNSDGSTTTGQTIRLPHRPHKIFRQLSGYDPCTEKYAEIYYNRPDVQRALHANITKIPYKWTACSELLNRNWNDTEVSILPIYRQMIAGGLRVWVFSGDVDSVVPVTATRYSLAQLKLTTKVPWYPWYVKKQVGGWTEVYEGLTFATVRGAGHEVPLFKPRAALQLFKSFLKGEQLPKS, translated from the exons ATGGCCATGCTCATGGCCAAAAGACAGATCTTTTTTCTCATAGTCTATGTGCTGCACTTCCTTGTGGTTTCTGCTAGTGCTAGAAACCATGCAGTAAAtacagaagaagaagaagctgaCAGGATAATTTCACTTCCTGGTCAACCAAAGGTGTCATTTCAACAATTCTCAGGTTATGTTACTGTTGAAAGAATTGCCGGTAGAGCTCTCTTTTACTGGCTCACCGAAGCTGCTTCTGATCCCTTGTCTAAAcctttggttgtttggctcaATGGAG GTCCAGGTTGCTCTTCAGTGGCCTATGGGGCATCAGAGGAAATAGGTCCATTTAGAATAAACAAAACTGCCTCAGGTTTATATTACAACAAATTCTCCTGGAACACTCTGGCCAACCTCTTGTTCTTGGAAACTCCTGCTGGCGTTGGCTTCTCTTACAGCAACCGCTCTTCGGATTTGCAAGATACCGGAGATATCCGCACCG CTAAGGACTCACTGGAATTCCTGGTTCGATGGATGGATAGATTCCCGCGATACAAACTCCGCGAAGTGTATCTTACAGGAGAGAGCTACGCAGGCCATTATGTTCCACAGCTAGCTAGAGAAATTATGATATACAATAAAATGTCTAAGCATCCAATAAATCTTAAAGGAATTATG GTCGGCAATGCAGTTACAGATAACTACTATGACAACCTTGGCACGGTGGCGTACTGGTGGAGCCACGCGATGATATCTGATAAGACATATCAGCAACTCATGAACACATGCGATTTTCGCAGGCAGAAAGAATCAGATGAATGCGAATCATTGTATAGTTATGCTATGGATCAAGAATTTGGCAGCATTGATCAGTACAATATTTACGCACCCCCTTGTAACAATTCTGATGGCAGCACAACTACTGGCCAAACCATTCGGTTGCCTCACCGTCCCCATAAG ATTTTCCGGCAGCTATCTGGCTACGATCCTTGTACTGAAAAGTATGCTGAGATTTATTACAACAGGCCAGATGTACAGAGAGCACTCCATGCCAACATAACCAAGATTCCTTACAAGTGGACTGCCTGCAG CGAACTTCTGAATCGAAACTGGAACGACACAGAAGTTTCTATTCTACCAATTTACAGGCAAATGATTGCTGGTGGCCTGAGAGTCTGGGTATTCAG TGGGGATGTAGACTCTGTGGTGCCAGTTACAGCCACTAGATATTCCCTTGCACAGCTGAAATTAACAACAAAAGTTCCATGGTATCCTTGGTATGTCAAGAAGCAG GTGGGAGGATGGACTGAGGTATATGAAGGGCTAACATTTGCAACAGTGAGAGGAGCTGGTCATGAAGTCCCACTTTTCAAACCCAGAGCAGCTCTTCAGCTATTCAAATCATTCTTGAAAGGAGAGCAACTTCCCAAGTCTTAA